A window of the Oncorhynchus keta strain PuntledgeMale-10-30-2019 chromosome 21, Oket_V2, whole genome shotgun sequence genome harbors these coding sequences:
- the LOC118372458 gene encoding uncharacterized protein LOC118372458: MAPPPPPPMFIPPPPDFLGDLDSLHPPSMPPPKPPSVVLSKEYEDFTSLKPPLMRPPKPPSTSSSASSSSLSISTPTPVPDFTEPPKFAPPQPPIDMRQAALKALKTLPPKPTRLSSIHSMDEASQVPAQASPVQTPTASSFNPQNTAKLYSVPKTGILGRQLDRDNRPKQILLLQVNGKDPSVAPPGKPAQRNSLGMRLEQDLQDLKENLQATLPGQPTPPETWEEVEPLSLSAQQGMNKRAVAPPKMSPKLQKVVTAPVNTEASQVKQEASPGRNNKFSPMLDSKLRNLKASDVTGMRDGPAASPLALLMAAKERERHRSSISLENSTKSNEPLASIQHSECNPNSFTVIPRATSFTSVTSQHKPQSVLPLEATVVIQIPAKPQNIESAVKGPIANPVVKRILPTSRSSSSSSLAVEKQSGEQRIDSPSSLVRDDENLCMPLLPPPPEFDDHDVMDSPPSSPPPDPPLKKVLPPTPSPVLPVLSSTANPVLPVKTPSHPPPKPKSPSPPKFPPPVMEIKPKLPVQIKPKPPPTQALSASQATLQSILQKKMLEMDCKMDNKMLAMKETDSDDWGSPLSDEETKFPVVPRVTMKNSVITAKSKSATVPAITQGLDMKELDTKMAMKGQGLSEPSRVPTSNGPRSKQAHGMTFMVQPGTKQPVTVVSK; the protein is encoded by the exons ATggcacccccaccccccccacccaTGTTCATCCCTCCCCCACCAGATTTCTTGGGTGATTTGGACTCCCTTCACCCTCCCTCCATGCCCCCTCCAAAACCTCCATCAGTGGTTCTGTCTAAAGAGTACGAGGATTTCACCTCCCTGAAACCTCCACTAATGCGCCCCCCGAAGCCCCCGTCAACTTCTTCCAGTGCTTCTAGTTCATCTTTGTCCATTTCTACACCAACACCAGTCCCTGATTTTACTGAGCCCCCAAAGTTTGCCCCTCCACAGCCCCCTATAGACATGAGACAAGCTGCTCTGAAAGCCCTGAAGACCCTGCCTCCAAAGCCAACAAGGCTGTCCTCCATCCACAGCATGGACGAAGCCTCCCAGGTTCCAGCCCAAGCTTCCCCAGTACAGACCCCGACAGCCTCCAGCTTCAACCCCCAGAACACAGCTAAGCTCTACAGTGTTCCTAAGACTGGCATTCTGGGTAGACAGTTGGACCGTGACAATAGGCCCAAGCAGATCCTACTCCTCCAGGTCAATGGGAAAGACCCCTCTGTGGCACCACCAGGTAAGCCAGCCCAGAGAAATAGCTTGGGTATGCGGCTGGAGCAAGACCTGCAGGACTTAAAGGAAAACTTGCAAGCCACCCTTCCAGGCCAACCCACCCCACCCGAGACTTGGGAGGAAGTGGAGCCTTTGTCTTTATCAGCACAACAGGGTATGAATAAACGTGCCGTAGCGCCCCCTAAAATGTCACCCAAGCTCCAGAAGGTGGTCACTGCCCCTGTAAACACAGAGGCTAGCCAGGTCAAGCAGGAAGCGTCTCCAGGCCGGAATAACAAGTTCAGTCCTATGCTGGACAGTAAACTACGCAACCTGAAGGCCAGTGATGTCACTGGGATGAGGGACGGTCCTGCCGCTTCCCCCCTGGCTCTTCTCATGGCGGCTAAAGAGCGAGAGAGGCACAGGTCCAGTATTTCCCTTGAAAACAGCACGAAGAGTAATGAGCCATTAGCCAGCATCCAGCACAGTGAATGCAATCCCAATTCTTTCACCGTCATCCCTAGGGCCACCTCATTCACTTCTGTAACCTCACAACATAAACCACAGTCTGTGCTCCCACTGGAGGCCACAGTGGTAATCCAGATTCCAGCAAAACCCCAGAATATTGAGTCAGCGGTGAAGGGGCCAATTGCAAATCCAGTAGTTAAAAGGATTCTGCCCACCTCTAGGTCCTCATCCTCCAGCAGTCTAGCCGTGGAGAAGCAAAGTGGAGAGCAGAGGATTGATTCACCCTCTAGCCTTGTCAGGGATGACGAGAACCTATGCATGCCATTACTCCCTCCCCCTCCCGAATTTGATGACCATGATGTCATGGACTCTCCTCCCAGCTCACCTCCACCTGACCCTCCATTGAAGAAGGTCCTGCCTCCCACTCCCAGCCCTGTCCTTCCAGTCCTGTCCTCTACTGCCAACCCTGTTCTTCCCGTCAAAACTCCCTCGCATCCCCCTCCAAAACCTAAATCTCCAAGCCCTCCCAAATTCCCACCTCCTGTCATGGAGATCAAACCCAAACTGCCTGTTCAGATCAAACCCAAGCCGCCTCCCACCcaggccctctcagccagccagGCCACACTCCAGAGCATCCTGCAGAAGAAGATGCTAGAGATGGACTGCAAAATGGACAACAAAATGCTGGCCATGAAGGAAACAGACTCTGATGACTGGGGGTCTCCCTTGTCTGATGAGGAGACCAAGTTCCCGGTTGTCCCCAGAGTCACCATGAAAAACTCTGTTATCACTGCAAAGAGCAAGAGTGCCACTGTGCCAGCCATAACACAAGGACTTGACATGAAGGAGCTAGACACAAAAATGGCCATGAAAGGTCAGGGTTTGTCAGAGCCATCAAGAGTTCCCACAAG CAATGGGCCACGGTCAAAGCAGGCGCATGGCATGACTTTCATGGTACAACCCGGAACCAAACAACCAGTCACCGTTGTCAGCAAATGA